The Longimicrobium sp. nucleotide sequence CCCGCACCGACGACCACCACGTCCCACGCGCCCATGCTCAGCCTCCCGCTTCCCACACGAGTGCCACGCGAAACGGCACGTGGGCGTGCACGCGTGCGCCGCGCAGCCCCGCGGCCGCCGCGAGTTCGCGCAGCTCCGCGGGCGTGAAGGAGCGGCGGACGGAGAGCGGGCCGTCGTGCCGCGTCACGGGGTGCGTACGCCAGACGGTGGCGGCGAGCAGGTTCGCCCCCACGAGCGCCGGGCGCGACCGCCGGAGATCGTTCACGATGCCGCCCACGCGCGCCACGCGGTCCATCTCCCGCAGCACGCGGAGAACATCATCACGCTCGTTGAAGTGATGGAGTGCGGTGGAGCAGAGGACGACATCGAACGACGCGTCGGGGTAGCGCAGGTCCAGCGCATCCGCCGCTTCGGCGCGCAGGTTGGGATGCCCGGCGATCCGCGTGCGGGCCACGTCCAGCGTCGTGGGATGAAGGTCCGTCGCCACTAATTCCACCGCTACGCCCCGTGCCCGGGCCCAGCGGGCGATGGCGAGTGGAATGTCGGCCGAGCCGGTACCCACGTCCAAGATGCGCCAGGTTCGATCCGCGTCGCGCGCGATCAGCCGCGAGAGGTGGTGGAGGACGATACGCGTCCCTCCCAGCCAACGGTTGACGCCTCGCAGGTCCGCGAGGCTGCGGGCCAGCTCCGCGGCGTCCTGGCCGGGCT carries:
- a CDS encoding methyltransferase domain-containing protein gives rise to the protein MTSLPRATGDELMDEPGQDAAELARSLADLRGVNRWLGGTRIVLHHLSRLIARDADRTWRILDVGTGSADIPLAIARWARARGVAVELVATDLHPTTLDVARTRIAGHPNLRAEAADALDLRYPDASFDVVLCSTALHHFNERDDVLRVLREMDRVARVGGIVNDLRRSRPALVGANLLAATVWRTHPVTRHDGPLSVRRSFTPAELRELAAAAGLRGARVHAHVPFRVALVWEAGG